The proteins below are encoded in one region of Pacificitalea manganoxidans:
- a CDS encoding lytic transglycosylase domain-containing protein: MALFTLLAASVGVGLTGASYAVAQEGDPEPNANRTPPAARPAPLHANVASNADVSPEAVKARLDEITSPTRIAALRTTLAALSQGDWLAAGLGAVPGGPDLATLVEWYRLRSAVGEFADYQAFLTDHADWPGLAYLRSQGEGSIRPEADPEQVIAYFGDDLPDTGHGFLRLIAANRALGRDGEAEVLAVMAWRAHELTPDTEQELLSLYGDTLKEHHEARLDWLLWQAEWSAAQRMYPKVSDGWQKLAAARSALRRQAAGVDTLIEAVPEDMQDDPGLAFERFNWRARKGRNEDATALLATSSVSQAALGEPSFWSNWRRIYARMEMRAGNYEGAYQLASRHYLASGGDFADLEWLAGYLSLVHLDDAERALVHFTRFDEAVETPISRSRAGYWLGRAHEALGDDAAAKAAYAEGAQYQSAFYGLLAAEKLGQPLDPIMAGGEVFPNWIQTSFAESSVFTIGMLMVAAGEEHQSERFLTHLVEGLDRTEAGALGTLIISQEKPHLAVMVAKRAAEGGMILPAAYYPLHPLAERADLPVDPALALSIARRESEFDPAVQSPVGARGLMQLMPGTAKDVAGELGLPYNLARLTSDPVYNARLGSAYLAGLIEIFGDTPSMVAAGYNAGPGRPVRWAEERGDPRDPDIDVVDWIEMIPFRETRNYVMRVSESIPIYRARLNGAPSAPLQFTAMLKGQQKPTEEAMAGE, translated from the coding sequence GTGGCCCTGTTTACACTGCTTGCGGCCTCGGTCGGGGTGGGGCTGACAGGCGCGTCCTATGCCGTCGCACAGGAAGGTGACCCCGAACCTAACGCCAACCGCACCCCGCCTGCGGCCCGTCCCGCGCCGCTGCACGCCAATGTGGCGAGCAACGCGGATGTCTCGCCCGAAGCGGTAAAGGCGCGCCTCGACGAAATCACCTCTCCCACCCGGATCGCGGCACTGCGCACCACTTTGGCTGCGCTCTCGCAGGGCGATTGGCTGGCTGCCGGTCTGGGGGCCGTGCCGGGCGGGCCCGATTTGGCCACGCTTGTCGAATGGTATCGTCTGCGTAGCGCCGTGGGGGAATTTGCCGATTATCAGGCGTTTCTCACCGATCACGCCGATTGGCCGGGGCTGGCCTATCTGCGATCGCAGGGCGAAGGGTCGATTCGCCCCGAAGCCGACCCGGAACAGGTGATCGCCTATTTCGGGGATGATCTGCCTGACACCGGCCACGGCTTTCTGCGCCTGATCGCAGCCAACCGCGCCCTTGGCCGCGATGGCGAGGCCGAAGTGCTAGCCGTCATGGCGTGGCGCGCGCATGAGCTGACCCCCGACACCGAACAGGAACTGCTGTCGCTCTATGGCGACACGCTGAAAGAACACCACGAGGCCCGTCTGGATTGGCTGTTGTGGCAAGCGGAATGGAGCGCCGCGCAGCGCATGTATCCCAAGGTCTCCGACGGGTGGCAGAAGCTGGCAGCCGCGCGCTCCGCCCTGCGCCGTCAGGCCGCCGGGGTGGACACGCTGATCGAGGCCGTGCCGGAGGATATGCAGGACGATCCCGGTCTGGCGTTCGAGCGATTCAACTGGCGCGCCCGCAAGGGCCGCAACGAAGACGCCACCGCCCTGCTGGCTACATCCTCCGTGTCGCAGGCCGCATTGGGGGAGCCATCGTTCTGGTCGAACTGGCGCCGGATTTACGCACGCATGGAAATGCGCGCCGGAAATTACGAGGGCGCCTATCAGCTGGCCAGCCGCCACTATCTGGCCTCTGGCGGGGATTTTGCCGATCTCGAATGGTTGGCGGGTTATTTGTCGCTTGTTCACTTGGACGATGCCGAACGCGCTTTGGTGCATTTCACCCGCTTTGACGAGGCCGTGGAAACGCCGATCAGCCGCAGCCGCGCAGGTTACTGGCTGGGCCGCGCGCACGAAGCGTTGGGCGATGATGCCGCTGCGAAGGCGGCCTATGCCGAGGGGGCGCAGTATCAAAGCGCGTTCTATGGCCTGCTCGCCGCCGAAAAGCTGGGCCAGCCGCTGGACCCGATCATGGCGGGCGGTGAGGTATTCCCGAACTGGATTCAGACATCTTTTGCCGAAAGCTCGGTCTTCACCATCGGGATGCTGATGGTGGCCGCCGGGGAGGAACATCAATCCGAACGCTTCCTGACGCATCTGGTCGAAGGATTGGACCGGACCGAGGCTGGCGCGCTGGGAACCCTGATTATTTCACAGGAAAAGCCGCATCTGGCGGTGATGGTGGCCAAGCGTGCCGCTGAAGGGGGCATGATTCTGCCCGCCGCCTATTATCCGCTGCATCCGCTGGCGGAGCGCGCCGACCTGCCTGTCGATCCGGCGCTGGCATTGTCCATCGCCCGGCGTGAAAGCGAATTTGACCCTGCGGTGCAGTCACCTGTCGGCGCGCGCGGTTTGATGCAGCTAATGCCCGGCACCGCAAAAGACGTCGCAGGCGAACTTGGGCTGCCCTACAACCTAGCCCGCCTGACCTCGGACCCGGTGTATAACGCGCGGCTGGGCTCGGCTTATCTTGCCGGGCTGATCGAGATTTTCGGGGATACGCCCTCGATGGTGGCCGCCGGGTATAACGCCGGCCCCGGTCGGCCCGTCCGCTGGGCCGAAGAACGCGGCGATCCGCGCGATCCCGATATCGACGTGGTGGACTGGATCGAGATGATTCCGTTCCGCGAAACCCGCAACTACGTCATGCGCGTGTCCGAATCGATCCCGATCTACCGTGCGCGGCTGAACGGCGCGCCCAGCGCCC